The Mycobacterium paragordonae genome includes a region encoding these proteins:
- a CDS encoding FHA domain-containing protein, with amino-acid sequence MTSDQAVYKWPPALLVRLGDEVHTLDPRSGIAIIGRDNSATVRLSDDRISRWHVRLEPHREGWQAIDTSTNGMYLDGVRRSSVLVSGATTLHLANPEGFPITLTPEADDVTGVIDLPESDEDEWWDADLDPGVARAGHAVAARRNELEITQRGLAKDKIINAGTLIAFEKGRSWPRRGTLAKLEKALQWSPGTIARIRSGSAVIPIPGLATAPSEMPAVTDEATESLTDTVRAPLMAEAVELAMHTISAATADLPEPSDPAFTPKVTKILADLRKLENVAASAARNAKGTPSVVLALSTVRRTYNDVMAKAAQSPDATLGQRLYQARHRAELTIDEAAAAAGLPAELLIDAEADRPLPDEVASAITTLIGQLSVS; translated from the coding sequence GTGACGTCTGACCAGGCCGTGTACAAGTGGCCACCGGCTCTGCTGGTGCGACTCGGCGATGAGGTTCACACGTTGGACCCGCGGTCGGGCATCGCCATCATCGGCCGGGACAACTCCGCCACCGTTCGGCTTTCCGACGACCGGATATCACGGTGGCATGTGCGCCTGGAACCGCACCGCGAAGGCTGGCAGGCCATCGACACCAGCACCAACGGCATGTACCTGGACGGCGTGCGCCGCAGTTCGGTGCTGGTCTCCGGCGCGACCACCCTGCACCTGGCCAATCCCGAAGGCTTTCCGATCACGTTGACACCCGAGGCCGACGATGTCACCGGCGTGATCGACCTACCCGAGTCCGACGAGGACGAGTGGTGGGACGCCGACCTCGATCCGGGTGTCGCGCGTGCCGGGCATGCCGTGGCGGCGCGCCGCAACGAACTCGAGATCACGCAGCGCGGCCTGGCCAAGGACAAGATCATCAACGCGGGCACCCTGATCGCGTTCGAGAAAGGGCGCAGCTGGCCGCGGCGCGGGACGCTGGCCAAGCTCGAGAAAGCGTTGCAGTGGTCTCCGGGCACGATCGCCCGCATTCGGAGCGGATCCGCCGTCATACCGATTCCAGGCCTCGCGACCGCGCCGTCCGAGATGCCGGCCGTCACCGACGAGGCAACCGAGTCGCTCACCGATACCGTTCGGGCGCCGCTGATGGCTGAGGCCGTCGAACTGGCGATGCACACCATCAGCGCGGCCACTGCCGATCTGCCCGAACCGTCGGATCCCGCGTTCACCCCGAAGGTCACCAAGATCCTGGCCGACTTGCGCAAGCTGGAGAACGTGGCGGCCAGCGCGGCCCGCAACGCCAAAGGCACCCCCTCGGTGGTGCTGGCGTTGAGCACGGTGCGGCGCACCTACAACGACGTGATGGCAAAGGCGGCACAGTCGCCGGACGCGACATTGGGACAACGGCTCTATCAGGCTCGCCACCGCGCGGAACTCACCATCGACGAGGCCGCGGCCGCAGCTGGTCTGCCCGCCGAACTTCTGATCGATGCGGAGGCCGACCGCCCGCTGCCGGATGAGGTCGCAAGCGCGATCACGACATTGATCGGGCAACTCTCGGTCAGTTAG
- the eccE gene encoding type VII secretion protein EccE, with translation MRSTTDIGAARLLPLPDLLVLQLIVAAGTVAAPLLGFPGWQGSLAGLALALILVVRLRGTTLPRLVALRTGFWWQRRKRTRKTTPAEPFDVPMADGALIGFRWDGNTLMSLLQIEENPQAMTIMEPGMTVSGETVPVQALVDCLQQFDITLDSIDVISQGARSQGHSQVAAVYDAVLGPLPAIAQRNVWIAVRLDPSRCAAAVRRRGGGRNGVIRAATTATRRVANRLTEGGLRTRVLTAGEIGQATNQLTDGVDLSTVEETWRTCREGRFRLRSFAIKPRMLTTAGLGLLWTIPSYSTTMTLSLRRDDPRGPIQVRGLARFDTHGRARIQLRGLTHLRGRQFSALAASLPVPPPSRPVQHWSYSSLSATRAGTADRDFQHLDVPASGCGQVIGADDHGRAVALSLFGPQIRRVEIAGTLHLAQQVVLRSLALGAHVLVHSRRPAKWRTMVDEVDDHDLLWVSDFNRGSMQAGADRNYSVEMFDGVAEQSVRVGVTAIVVVPPTTPVTANADVALESLNVDSDTVKVSTRTGSSVVTMVATDEEMRYLKASFAAED, from the coding sequence TTGCGCTCAACGACTGACATCGGCGCCGCTCGCCTGCTGCCCCTGCCCGACCTGCTGGTCCTGCAACTGATCGTCGCTGCCGGGACGGTCGCGGCACCACTGCTCGGCTTCCCCGGTTGGCAGGGCAGCCTCGCCGGACTGGCCCTGGCGCTGATCCTGGTGGTCCGGTTGCGTGGCACCACGCTGCCGCGGTTGGTCGCGCTGCGTACCGGATTCTGGTGGCAGCGCCGTAAACGCACCCGGAAGACGACACCGGCCGAACCCTTCGACGTGCCGATGGCCGACGGCGCACTGATCGGATTTCGTTGGGACGGAAACACTTTGATGTCCCTTCTGCAGATCGAAGAGAATCCGCAGGCGATGACGATCATGGAGCCGGGCATGACGGTCTCCGGGGAGACCGTGCCGGTGCAGGCTCTGGTGGACTGCCTACAGCAGTTCGACATCACCCTGGATTCGATCGACGTGATCAGCCAGGGCGCCCGGTCGCAAGGACACAGCCAGGTGGCCGCCGTGTACGACGCGGTTCTGGGGCCGCTGCCCGCCATCGCCCAGCGCAACGTGTGGATCGCGGTCCGGCTCGACCCGTCCCGATGTGCCGCCGCTGTGCGCCGGCGCGGCGGCGGCCGCAACGGCGTCATCCGCGCGGCCACCACCGCGACCCGACGGGTGGCGAACAGGCTGACCGAGGGCGGCCTGCGCACCCGGGTTTTGACGGCCGGCGAAATCGGCCAGGCCACAAACCAATTGACCGACGGTGTGGATCTGAGCACCGTCGAGGAGACCTGGCGCACCTGCCGGGAAGGTCGATTCCGGTTGCGCAGCTTCGCAATCAAGCCGCGCATGCTCACCACTGCTGGGCTCGGGCTGCTGTGGACCATCCCCAGCTACTCGACCACCATGACGCTGTCGTTGCGCCGCGACGATCCGCGCGGCCCGATCCAGGTTCGCGGGCTGGCCCGGTTCGACACCCACGGCCGGGCCCGCATCCAACTGCGCGGCCTGACCCATCTGCGTGGGCGGCAGTTCTCCGCGCTCGCGGCCAGCCTGCCGGTGCCTCCGCCGTCGCGTCCAGTTCAACACTGGTCGTACTCAAGCCTTTCCGCGACCCGTGCGGGCACCGCCGACCGCGACTTCCAGCACCTGGATGTGCCGGCCTCCGGTTGCGGGCAGGTGATCGGTGCCGACGATCACGGCCGCGCGGTTGCTCTGTCGCTGTTCGGCCCGCAGATCCGGCGGGTGGAGATCGCCGGCACTTTGCATCTGGCGCAGCAGGTGGTGCTGCGCTCGCTGGCACTGGGGGCGCATGTGCTGGTGCACAGTCGTCGTCCGGCCAAGTGGCGCACCATGGTCGACGAGGTCGACGACCATGATCTGCTGTGGGTCTCCGATTTCAACCGCGGGTCCATGCAGGCCGGCGCCGATCGCAACTACTCGGTGGAGATGTTCGACGGAGTGGCCGAGCAATCGGTCCGGGTGGGGGTGACGGCAATCGTGGTGGTCCCGCCCACTACGCCGGTAACGGCCAACGCCGATGTCGCGCTGGAGTCGCTCAACGTCGACAGCGATACCGTCAAAGTGAGCACCCGCACCGGCTCCTCGGTAGTCACCATGGTGGCCACCGACGAAGAAATGCGTTACCTCAAGGCGTCGTTCGCCGCGGAAGACTGA
- a CDS encoding DUF5336 domain-containing protein has protein sequence MAYPGSHGYYPAEHTNAGYDGYSSPESSWSPESSWSPEPETRGKVSHRQLTWAVALLGLCSYLVSFGPMLNGFGIDWDVRFAVLAGLFAAFGLLPRQVSSSGQAGRLVAALAAIGFLDALSRVVVLPEGVQPGWAMWVVLVLNGLQAGAAVGALIMQPSASDEQQAWYAAYAEQYAQAAAQYYGEYAEGEQPDAAIESATAHAQQMQQVTAPEPRRAAAPQQASYDEFVADHPQPGQAPTPHAASPAAGLPNVGHSAAAPAQQTVSEPEYRTSN, from the coding sequence ATGGCCTACCCCGGCAGCCACGGCTATTACCCGGCCGAGCACACCAACGCCGGTTACGACGGCTATTCGTCTCCCGAGTCGTCATGGTCTCCCGAGTCGTCATGGTCTCCCGAGCCGGAGACCCGCGGCAAGGTGTCCCACCGCCAATTGACCTGGGCGGTCGCGTTGTTGGGTCTGTGCTCCTACCTGGTGAGTTTCGGGCCGATGCTCAACGGTTTCGGAATCGACTGGGATGTGCGATTCGCCGTGTTGGCGGGTCTGTTTGCCGCATTCGGGTTACTGCCCCGGCAGGTGTCAAGTTCCGGGCAGGCCGGCAGGCTCGTCGCGGCGCTGGCCGCCATCGGATTCCTCGACGCGCTGTCGCGGGTTGTCGTGCTGCCCGAAGGCGTCCAGCCCGGCTGGGCCATGTGGGTCGTGCTGGTGCTCAACGGTTTACAGGCCGGCGCCGCCGTCGGCGCCCTGATCATGCAGCCGAGCGCATCGGACGAGCAGCAGGCCTGGTATGCGGCCTACGCCGAGCAATATGCGCAGGCCGCCGCGCAGTATTACGGCGAGTACGCCGAGGGTGAGCAGCCTGACGCTGCCATCGAAAGCGCGACCGCGCACGCCCAGCAGATGCAACAGGTAACCGCCCCGGAACCGCGCCGGGCAGCGGCGCCCCAGCAGGCGAGTTACGACGAGTTCGTCGCCGATCACCCACAACCCGGGCAGGCACCCACCCCGCACGCCGCCTCGCCGGCCGCCGGCCTGCCCAACGTGGGGCACTCGGCGGCGGCGCCCGCCCAGCAGACGGTCAGCGAGCCGGAGTACCGGACGTCTAACTGA
- the eccB gene encoding type VII secretion protein EccB produces MTTRAQVNGYRFLIRRLEHALIRADSRMIHDPMRGQIRSLLVGLVIAVLITGAAGVLAFFKPSPNIGDAQILLSTSNGGLYVRIGDRLHPVLNLASARLITGKPDAPKSVSDKWLNQLPRGPMVGIIGAPNSIHGGADMRTSGWTACDSVQTPDVARSTGVASVQTTVIAGDLTLNEDIRRAAPAQMLLVKSGDAVYLIFDGVRALIDPNDAVVLNALHLQNAATRPISGALLNAFPLAPPIRPVTIAGAGSPIPGLPAGYPVGSIVKTVDSRGEQLYVVLPNGLQPVSSAAADIIRYSNPTEAASQGAREVPPSLVSQVPIVHTLPVDHYPSVSPQIVNAEPDRVVCMAWERANSAAQATVGLLVGHRLPIPDGAQPVGLATGDGNGPGVDSVYVKPGTGEYIQATGAEADSRALGQLFYVSDAGVRYHIKDLPTAAALGVSGVHDPRVDADVPQLAPWPVVSLLPAGPDLSQEAALVAHDGMGADPRGSKVEPPKS; encoded by the coding sequence GTGACTACGCGTGCGCAGGTCAATGGGTATCGGTTCTTGATCCGCCGGTTGGAGCACGCGCTGATTCGCGCTGACTCCCGGATGATCCACGACCCGATGCGCGGCCAGATTCGCTCGCTGCTGGTGGGCCTGGTGATTGCCGTCCTGATCACCGGGGCGGCCGGGGTGCTGGCCTTCTTCAAGCCGTCGCCCAACATCGGTGATGCGCAGATTCTGCTCAGCACGTCCAACGGCGGACTGTACGTCCGCATCGGTGACCGCCTGCATCCGGTGCTCAACCTCGCGTCCGCGCGGCTGATCACCGGGAAGCCGGACGCTCCCAAATCGGTCAGCGACAAATGGCTCAACCAGCTGCCGCGCGGTCCCATGGTGGGAATCATCGGCGCGCCCAACAGCATTCACGGTGGGGCGGACATGCGGACGTCGGGGTGGACGGCGTGTGACTCGGTGCAGACCCCGGACGTTGCCAGGAGCACGGGCGTGGCCAGCGTGCAGACCACGGTGATCGCGGGCGATCTGACGCTCAACGAGGACATCCGCCGCGCCGCGCCCGCGCAGATGCTGTTGGTGAAATCCGGCGACGCCGTCTATCTGATCTTCGACGGCGTGCGCGCGTTGATCGACCCCAACGACGCGGTGGTGCTCAACGCGTTGCACCTGCAGAACGCGGCGACCAGACCGATCTCGGGTGCGCTGCTCAACGCTTTTCCCTTGGCACCGCCCATCCGGCCGGTGACCATCGCCGGTGCCGGCAGCCCCATTCCCGGTTTGCCCGCCGGATATCCGGTGGGCTCGATCGTCAAGACCGTCGACTCGCGCGGTGAGCAGCTCTACGTCGTGCTGCCCAACGGACTGCAACCGGTTTCCTCGGCCGCCGCCGACATCATCCGGTACAGCAACCCCACCGAGGCCGCCTCGCAGGGAGCGCGCGAAGTGCCACCGTCGCTGGTGAGCCAGGTTCCCATCGTGCACACGCTGCCTGTCGACCACTACCCGAGCGTGTCGCCGCAGATCGTCAACGCCGAACCGGACCGGGTGGTGTGCATGGCATGGGAACGGGCGAACTCCGCCGCCCAAGCTACGGTCGGTTTGCTGGTCGGGCATCGGCTGCCCATTCCCGACGGTGCCCAGCCCGTCGGTCTGGCCACCGGGGATGGCAACGGGCCGGGCGTCGACTCGGTGTATGTCAAGCCCGGCACCGGCGAGTACATCCAGGCCACCGGCGCCGAAGCGGACAGCCGCGCCCTGGGGCAACTGTTCTACGTCTCCGACGCCGGGGTGCGCTACCACATCAAGGACCTGCCCACGGCTGCCGCGCTGGGAGTCAGCGGCGTGCACGATCCCCGGGTCGACGCCGACGTCCCGCAGCTGGCGCCGTGGCCTGTCGTGTCCCTGTTGCCGGCCGGCCCCGACTTGTCCCAGGAGGCCGCGCTGGTCGCGCACGACGGAATGGGCGCCGACCCACGCGGCTCGAAGGTCGAACCGCCGAAGTCGTGA
- a CDS encoding WhiB family transcriptional regulator has translation MTAAAIPLSTPLNEYVPACTSEPERWTTTEPDEDAKALCLACPRRWLCASEAYQVTGVEGLWAGVVIPESGRARDFALRRLRALAERGGYHVRPRRRGRPRGSRN, from the coding sequence ATGACTGCTGCGGCAATTCCGTTGTCCACACCGCTGAACGAATACGTTCCGGCGTGCACTTCCGAGCCCGAGCGGTGGACAACCACTGAACCCGACGAGGACGCCAAGGCGCTCTGCCTGGCTTGCCCGCGACGGTGGCTGTGCGCCAGCGAGGCGTACCAGGTCACCGGCGTAGAGGGACTATGGGCGGGAGTCGTCATCCCCGAATCCGGACGGGCGCGGGACTTCGCGCTGCGCCGCTTGCGGGCCCTGGCCGAACGCGGCGGTTATCACGTCCGCCCGCGTCGTCGCGGGCGCCCGCGCGGTTCGCGCAACTGA
- the eccD gene encoding type VII secretion integral membrane protein EccD, translating into MTLPPSLSELDAESEAEPTLSRVTLVVGDLRLDVGLPPNNSIAGFIDEVIDIANEQLAAHPGGDDLMFDTTEGKWTLARLGEDAIDPGRSLSEANIYDGELLVIREMDQPARPLLFDDIQEAPADEATHQHHAALGWLSRDARLITCFGVGLAATVTVAFLLPRRTAELYVPATALGIGVLAVIIACLIAYRSAGARRSEWLAAVATPLLFGGALYVVPDGFGAKSLPMAFGLTGLGSLLVLLITGRGRALHTAVISLAVIGGTAGVADLLWNPAPRAIGAVLATVSVIVVYLSPRVTILLAKLPVPRVPTAGEPLDDIETQGGTTVEGVNAVGKQVIPTEEGMTVRVRRASQYLTGILAAAAITATAGCYLALDFSSGFYWQGTVFVAAVATVLCLRGRSHHDLVQSATLVAAGMTIALLSIVKVTADLDGRQFYATLALGMLMVLIIACGVVAPRLEFSPVMRRQVEILEYLAIVLVFPLCFWIVRLYAVFRELRL; encoded by the coding sequence ATGACTCTACCGCCGTCGCTGTCTGAATTAGACGCAGAATCCGAGGCCGAGCCCACGCTCAGCCGGGTCACCCTGGTGGTCGGCGATCTGCGGCTTGACGTCGGGTTACCGCCCAACAACAGCATTGCCGGGTTCATCGACGAAGTGATCGACATCGCCAACGAGCAGCTCGCGGCGCACCCCGGCGGTGACGACCTCATGTTCGACACGACCGAGGGAAAGTGGACCCTCGCCCGTCTCGGTGAAGACGCGATCGATCCGGGCCGCTCGCTGAGCGAAGCCAACATCTACGACGGCGAGTTGCTGGTGATCCGGGAGATGGATCAGCCCGCCCGCCCGCTGCTCTTCGACGACATCCAGGAAGCCCCAGCCGACGAGGCCACCCACCAACACCATGCAGCACTCGGCTGGCTCTCGCGCGACGCACGTCTGATCACCTGCTTCGGCGTCGGCCTGGCCGCCACCGTCACCGTCGCTTTCCTGCTGCCGCGCCGAACCGCGGAGTTATACGTGCCGGCGACCGCGCTCGGCATCGGCGTCCTCGCGGTGATCATCGCCTGCCTCATCGCCTATCGTTCTGCCGGCGCCCGGCGCTCGGAGTGGCTGGCCGCCGTCGCCACTCCCCTGTTGTTCGGCGGCGCCCTGTACGTGGTTCCCGACGGCTTCGGCGCGAAGTCGCTGCCGATGGCCTTCGGCTTGACCGGGCTCGGGTCGCTGCTGGTGTTGCTGATCACCGGCCGGGGTCGCGCGCTGCACACCGCGGTGATCTCGCTGGCGGTCATCGGTGGAACGGCGGGCGTGGCCGACCTATTGTGGAATCCGGCGCCGCGGGCCATCGGAGCGGTACTGGCGACGGTGTCGGTGATCGTCGTCTACCTCTCGCCCCGGGTGACCATCCTGCTGGCCAAGCTGCCGGTGCCGCGGGTTCCGACCGCGGGAGAGCCGCTGGACGACATCGAGACCCAGGGCGGCACCACCGTCGAAGGTGTCAATGCCGTAGGCAAACAGGTGATCCCGACCGAGGAAGGCATGACGGTACGGGTTCGGCGAGCCAGCCAGTACCTGACCGGCATTCTGGCCGCCGCCGCGATCACGGCGACCGCCGGCTGCTACCTCGCGCTTGACTTCAGCAGCGGATTTTATTGGCAGGGAACAGTTTTCGTCGCCGCAGTGGCCACCGTGCTGTGCCTGCGTGGACGCAGCCACCACGACCTGGTGCAGTCGGCGACGCTGGTCGCCGCCGGCATGACGATCGCGCTGCTGTCCATCGTCAAGGTGACGGCCGACCTCGACGGCCGGCAGTTCTATGCCACGCTGGCCCTGGGGATGCTGATGGTGCTGATCATCGCCTGCGGTGTCGTCGCGCCGCGGCTGGAGTTCTCACCGGTGATGCGCCGCCAGGTCGAGATCCTGGAATACCTCGCCATCGTCCTGGTGTTCCCGCTGTGTTTCTGGATCGTGCGGCTGTACGCGGTATTCCGCGAGCTGCGCCTGTAG
- a CDS encoding YbaB/EbfC family nucleoid-associated protein, whose translation MGEFVSGLGDLFGGVGSEGPDLERLLSNLQEFTGAAAQSAQRMAIETADGWSKDDLAHAWVNAQGVIVQVEFDDKLFAAASSAEAAAAVVQAAQAAAARMRAKTDEFQSGLWQQVAQFGVQPINELDEFKALQPQVPLSAPGSRDRRTAAEPGAGGNHDHIDPQDWRPSIRDTD comes from the coding sequence ATGGGGGAATTCGTGAGCGGTCTCGGCGACCTGTTCGGGGGGGTGGGTTCGGAAGGACCCGACCTGGAGCGTTTGCTGTCGAATCTGCAGGAATTCACCGGCGCGGCAGCGCAATCCGCTCAGCGGATGGCGATCGAAACCGCAGACGGCTGGTCGAAGGACGACCTGGCCCACGCCTGGGTGAATGCCCAGGGGGTCATCGTGCAGGTCGAGTTCGACGACAAGTTGTTCGCCGCGGCTTCCAGCGCCGAGGCGGCCGCTGCGGTGGTGCAGGCCGCGCAGGCCGCGGCGGCCAGGATGCGGGCCAAGACTGACGAATTTCAGAGCGGATTGTGGCAGCAGGTGGCCCAGTTCGGCGTGCAGCCGATCAACGAGCTCGACGAGTTCAAGGCGCTGCAACCACAGGTGCCGCTGTCGGCGCCGGGCTCGCGGGACAGGCGTACCGCCGCCGAACCCGGCGCAGGGGGCAACCACGACCACATCGACCCGCAGGACTGGCGACCGAGTATCCGCGACACGGACTAA